Proteins from a single region of Novosphingobium sp. CECT 9465:
- a CDS encoding DUF3597 domain-containing protein, with product MSIFSKIMDAISWKGTRPTQTGQTPKPAPAPAANAAPAPSAPAPAAPAPAPAAPVDVEANLTEMAQGQSLNWRTSIVDLMKLLDIDSSLANRKELAQELGYTGALDGSAEMNIWLHKATMRKLAENGGKVPADLTD from the coding sequence ATGAGCATTTTCAGCAAGATCATGGACGCCATTTCATGGAAGGGTACGCGGCCCACGCAGACCGGCCAGACGCCGAAGCCGGCGCCTGCGCCCGCCGCCAATGCCGCCCCGGCGCCAAGTGCCCCTGCCCCGGCAGCACCCGCGCCAGCGCCAGCCGCACCAGTCGATGTCGAAGCCAATCTCACCGAGATGGCGCAAGGCCAGTCGCTCAACTGGCGCACCTCAATTGTCGACCTGATGAAGCTGCTCGACATCGATTCCAGCCTCGCAAACCGCAAGGAACTCGCGCAGGAACTCGGCTACACCGGCGCGCTCGACGGTTCGGCGGAAATGAACATCTGGCTGCACAAGGCAACGATGCGCAAGTTGGCCGAGAACGGTGGCAAGGTGCCTGCTGATTTGACGGATTAA
- a CDS encoding DNA-binding transcriptional regulator, with product MSEVYNSVMDGLNEALAFARGDKTRAVVHQVEVPAVDVAAIRASTGLSQGAFARSIGVAKGTLLNWEHGRRRPTGPAQVLLAMIAKKPSLVSELLR from the coding sequence ATGAGCGAAGTTTACAACAGCGTTATGGATGGCCTGAATGAAGCGCTGGCTTTCGCGCGTGGCGATAAGACCCGCGCCGTTGTCCATCAGGTCGAAGTGCCCGCCGTTGATGTCGCTGCGATCCGGGCCAGCACCGGTCTGTCGCAGGGCGCGTTTGCGCGTAGTATCGGCGTTGCCAAGGGCACGCTGCTCAACTGGGAACATGGTCGCCGCCGCCCGACCGGCCCCGCGCAAGTGCTGCTGGCGATGATCGCGAAGAAGCCCTCGCTGGTGAGCGAACTCCTGCGCTGA
- a CDS encoding SulP family inorganic anion transporter yields MTTALAAEQEKAEGTGPFRFFARDFTASIVVFLVAMPLCMGIAIASGVPPEKGLVTGIIGGIVVGLLAGSPLQVSGPAAGLAVIVFEFVRDNGLSALGPVLVLAGAIQVVAGVARLGGAFRAISPAVVHGMLAGIGALIVIGQFHILFDEKPLSSGPENLAMMPARILGLTPFDLRSTELALMLGLLTIGTMLLWEKVKPAKLGLLPGALLGVMAATLVAAGFGLDVARITVPESIAAAFALPEAGAFSVLGNSSLILSAVAIAFIASAETLLSAAAVDRMHDGVRTDYNKELRAQGVGNLLCGVFNALPMTGVIVRSSANVQAGAMTRLSAVLHGVWILGFVALLPWLLREVPMAALGGVLVVTGWKLVSIKHVRHLFRVHGFLPALIWTATFVLVVTTDLLTGVLVGLALSVVEVLPHVRNLRFRVGEKSVGEAVGLELEGAATFLGLTRLTNALEQLPPSKAVHVNMDRVHMIDHTTAEMLNEWVVRRRLRGDVVKVTGPDAVIRTLAPAT; encoded by the coding sequence ATGACGACGGCACTGGCAGCGGAGCAGGAAAAAGCGGAGGGGACTGGTCCCTTCCGCTTTTTCGCGCGTGATTTTACCGCATCGATCGTCGTTTTCCTGGTCGCCATGCCGCTATGCATGGGCATTGCCATCGCATCGGGTGTGCCGCCGGAAAAAGGACTCGTTACCGGCATTATCGGCGGAATTGTTGTCGGCCTGCTCGCAGGTTCTCCGCTTCAGGTCAGCGGGCCTGCCGCAGGGCTTGCCGTAATCGTGTTCGAATTCGTGCGCGACAATGGCCTGTCCGCGCTTGGCCCGGTGCTGGTGCTTGCTGGCGCGATTCAGGTCGTGGCGGGAGTGGCGCGGCTTGGCGGCGCATTCCGTGCGATCTCGCCTGCCGTGGTTCATGGCATGCTCGCCGGTATCGGTGCGCTGATCGTTATCGGGCAGTTCCATATCCTTTTCGATGAAAAGCCGTTGTCGAGCGGCCCTGAAAATCTTGCGATGATGCCTGCACGCATCCTGGGCCTGACACCGTTCGATCTGCGCTCCACCGAACTCGCCCTGATGCTCGGCCTTCTCACCATCGGCACGATGCTGCTGTGGGAAAAGGTCAAGCCTGCAAAGCTTGGACTTTTGCCCGGTGCGCTGCTTGGGGTGATGGCGGCAACGCTTGTTGCGGCGGGCTTCGGCCTTGATGTCGCGCGTATCACAGTGCCGGAATCCATTGCCGCTGCCTTTGCCTTGCCGGAAGCCGGTGCCTTTTCTGTGCTGGGCAATTCTTCGCTGATCCTTTCAGCCGTTGCCATTGCCTTCATTGCCAGCGCTGAAACGCTGTTGTCGGCTGCTGCGGTTGATCGCATGCACGACGGCGTCCGCACCGATTACAACAAGGAACTGCGCGCACAGGGCGTCGGCAATTTGCTGTGCGGCGTGTTCAACGCTCTGCCGATGACCGGCGTGATCGTGCGCTCCTCTGCCAATGTGCAGGCGGGCGCGATGACGCGGCTTTCGGCCGTTTTGCATGGCGTCTGGATATTGGGCTTCGTCGCGCTTCTGCCATGGCTTTTGCGTGAAGTGCCGATGGCCGCGCTTGGCGGTGTTCTGGTGGTCACCGGCTGGAAACTGGTCAGCATCAAGCATGTCCGCCACCTGTTCCGTGTGCACGGGTTCCTCCCTGCCCTCATCTGGACCGCCACGTTCGTCCTCGTGGTGACGACTGACCTGCTCACCGGCGTTCTCGTCGGCCTCGCATTGTCGGTGGTCGAAGTTCTCCCGCATGTGCGAAACCTTCGTTTCCGCGTTGGCGAAAAGTCTGTCGGTGAAGCGGTCGGGCTTGAACTTGAAGGCGCGGCGACTTTCCTGGGTCTCACCCGGCTGACCAACGCCTTGGAACAGCTCCCGCCAAGCAAAGCCGTTCATGTGAACATGGATCGTGTCCACATGATCGATCACACGACGGCCGAAATGCTTAACGAATGGGTCGTTCGTCGGCGCTTGCGGGGTGATGTGGTCAAGGTGACCGGGCCTGATGCGGTCATACGCACGCTGGCGCCTGCAACCTGA
- a CDS encoding TorF family putative porin, translating to MKIRLAAAVAAIAIATAATPAFAQEEESGPITVSGSAALVSDYRFRGVSMSDKEMAVQAGVTVSHESGLYVGTWGSNLAGWGTFLGSNMELDIYGGYKTTINDVTVDVGLTWYMYPGGLDNTDFAEPYVKVSSAVGPASVLVGVAYAPKQEALGKWYNNGASASTGVYDNPGAKADNLYLWTDVSAAIPETPLTVKAHLGYSKSGNDGLGPQGTAVSPTGEYVDWLVGADYALGPVVLGVAYVDTNISDTERAYLTPNFASTKDGSSIASSRVVVSATVAF from the coding sequence ATGAAGATCCGTCTGGCCGCAGCCGTGGCTGCAATTGCCATCGCCACCGCCGCGACCCCCGCTTTCGCTCAGGAAGAAGAGTCCGGCCCGATCACCGTTTCGGGCAGTGCTGCCCTTGTGTCCGACTACCGCTTCCGCGGCGTGTCGATGTCCGACAAGGAAATGGCTGTTCAGGCTGGCGTTACCGTCAGCCATGAAAGCGGCCTCTATGTCGGTACCTGGGGTTCGAATCTGGCAGGTTGGGGGACCTTCCTTGGCTCGAACATGGAACTCGACATCTACGGTGGTTACAAGACCACTATCAATGACGTGACCGTCGACGTCGGCCTGACCTGGTACATGTATCCGGGCGGTCTCGACAACACAGACTTTGCAGAACCCTACGTCAAGGTTTCCAGCGCCGTCGGCCCTGCCAGCGTTCTGGTTGGTGTAGCCTATGCTCCCAAGCAGGAAGCGCTCGGAAAGTGGTATAACAATGGTGCCTCGGCTTCCACGGGCGTTTACGACAACCCCGGTGCCAAGGCTGACAACCTCTACCTGTGGACCGATGTTTCTGCAGCCATTCCTGAAACGCCGCTGACGGTAAAGGCGCATCTCGGCTACAGCAAGAGCGGTAATGACGGCCTCGGACCTCAAGGTACGGCCGTTTCGCCAACCGGCGAATATGTCGACTGGCTGGTAGGTGCCGATTACGCTCTCGGACCAGTGGTCCTTGGCGTCGCTTATGTCGATACAAACATCAGCGATACGGAACGCGCTTACCTGACGCCGAACTTCGCGTCGACCAAGGATGGTTCCTCCATCGCCAGCTCGCGCGTTGTTGTTTCGGCAACGGTTGCGTTCTGA
- a CDS encoding DNA topoisomerase IB yields the protein MESKAASHKPGLVFVDDSLPGVTRRRCGKGWAYFDPAGARIRDRAEIDRLNAIALPPAYCETWYCPASNGHILATGIDAKGRKQYRYHPDFRTAREGEKFDRCAAFGRLLPLVRKRVEDDLSAPRLTRERCIAGVVRLLDGGGIRIGNEAYVRANKSFGATTLRMRHAEVKGQVLRLRFRAKSGKEREMRITDRSLARFVRKMQDLPGQHLFQYVDDSGEACPVGSGEVNAWLRETMGDDFTAKHFRTWRASALALGLLAEARQKLTLKALLEQVSEHLGNTPAIARKSYVHPAVLALVDDQEAWRASLRLPRATRWLSREERGLIDLLEGGPAAAELLAVA from the coding sequence ATGGAAAGCAAAGCCGCTTCGCACAAGCCCGGACTGGTCTTCGTCGATGACAGTCTGCCCGGCGTCACCCGCCGCCGTTGCGGCAAAGGCTGGGCCTATTTCGATCCCGCCGGCGCCCGGATCAGGGATCGTGCCGAGATCGATCGCCTGAACGCCATCGCCCTGCCGCCCGCCTACTGCGAAACCTGGTATTGCCCCGCATCCAACGGCCATATCCTCGCCACTGGCATCGACGCCAAGGGCCGGAAACAGTACCGCTATCACCCTGATTTCCGCACGGCGCGCGAAGGCGAGAAGTTCGACCGCTGCGCCGCCTTCGGCCGCCTCCTGCCGCTCGTGCGGAAGCGCGTGGAGGATGATCTTTCCGCCCCGCGCCTCACCCGCGAGCGCTGCATCGCAGGCGTCGTCCGCCTGCTCGATGGCGGCGGCATCCGCATCGGTAACGAGGCCTATGTCCGCGCCAACAAGAGCTTCGGCGCGACTACGTTGCGGATGCGCCATGCCGAGGTGAAGGGTCAGGTCCTGCGCCTGCGCTTCCGCGCCAAATCGGGCAAGGAGCGCGAAATGCGTATCACCGACCGCAGCCTTGCCCGCTTCGTCAGGAAGATGCAGGACCTGCCCGGTCAGCACCTGTTCCAGTATGTGGACGACAGCGGCGAGGCCTGCCCGGTCGGATCGGGCGAAGTGAACGCATGGCTGCGCGAGACGATGGGCGACGACTTCACCGCCAAGCATTTCCGCACCTGGCGCGCCAGCGCGCTCGCCTTAGGCCTGCTCGCCGAAGCGCGCCAAAAGCTCACCCTCAAGGCGCTGCTTGAGCAAGTGTCCGAGCACCTCGGCAATACCCCCGCCATCGCCCGCAAAAGCTACGTCCATCCCGCCGTGCTCGCGCTGGTGGACGATCAGGAGGCATGGCGCGCGTCTCTTCGCTTGCCGCGCGCAACCCGCTGGCTATCGCGCGAGGAAAGGGGGCTGATTGACCTGCTGGAGGGCGGCCCGGCGGCGGCGGAACTGCTGGCAGTGGCCTGA
- the yghU gene encoding glutathione-dependent disulfide-bond oxidoreductase codes for MSEEYVPPKVWTWDKANGGAFASVNRPIAGPTSERDLPVGKHPFQIYSLGTPNGQKATIMLEELLQMGFSEAEYDAWLIKIFEGDQFSSGFVDINPNSKIPAMVDRSGPEPFRVFESGAILMHLAEKFGVLLPTSGAARAECLSWLFWQVGSAPFIGGGFGHFYNYAPIKIEYAIDRYAMETKRLFDVANRQLAKTRYLAGDDYTIADLATYTWFGNIYRGEAYGEAATFLSMHEYEYVGRWVGEIDARPGVLRGRLVNSQKGIAERHDASDFDVLPPESLQGIVKGF; via the coding sequence ATGTCCGAAGAGTACGTTCCCCCCAAGGTGTGGACCTGGGACAAGGCTAATGGCGGCGCCTTTGCCAGCGTGAACCGGCCGATTGCCGGGCCGACGAGCGAGAGAGATCTGCCGGTCGGCAAGCATCCGTTCCAGATCTATTCGCTGGGCACGCCCAATGGCCAGAAGGCGACGATCATGCTGGAAGAACTGCTCCAGATGGGCTTTTCCGAGGCTGAGTACGACGCCTGGCTGATCAAAATCTTTGAAGGCGATCAGTTTTCGAGCGGCTTTGTGGATATCAATCCCAATTCCAAAATCCCGGCGATGGTCGACCGCTCCGGGCCTGAACCGTTCCGCGTGTTCGAATCGGGCGCGATCCTGATGCATCTGGCGGAAAAGTTCGGCGTACTGCTGCCGACATCGGGCGCCGCGCGGGCCGAGTGTCTTTCGTGGCTGTTCTGGCAGGTGGGCAGCGCGCCGTTCATCGGCGGCGGCTTCGGACACTTCTACAACTACGCGCCGATCAAGATCGAATACGCGATCGACCGCTATGCCATGGAAACCAAGCGCCTGTTCGACGTGGCCAACCGCCAGCTGGCCAAAACGCGCTATCTTGCGGGCGACGACTATACGATTGCCGATCTGGCCACTTACACCTGGTTCGGCAACATCTATCGCGGCGAAGCCTATGGCGAGGCGGCGACGTTCCTTTCAATGCATGAATACGAGTACGTCGGGCGCTGGGTGGGCGAGATCGACGCGCGCCCCGGCGTGTTGCGCGGGCGGTTGGTGAACTCGCAGAAGGGCATTGCCGAACGCCACGACGCCAGCGATTTCGACGTTCTTCCGCCTGAAAGCCTGCAAGGCATCGTCAAGGGCTTCTGA
- the glmU gene encoding bifunctional UDP-N-acetylglucosamine diphosphorylase/glucosamine-1-phosphate N-acetyltransferase GlmU — protein MTDTTPAATPVATIVLAAGKGTRMKSDLHKVLHPIAGRPMLMHLMDSAEALAPARQVVVAGHGREQLEKALGTRATIAVQDPQHGTAHAVQQAEAALAGFDGDVLILYGDVPFVRTATMQSMLDRLHEADSPAAVVLAFAPENPLQYGRVIAEGDRIVKMVEHKDATTEERACNVCNSGLMAVRSEDLFGLLARVGNDNAQGEYYLPDVVNIAIADGRTCAVVVTDDADEVAGINSRAELAEAEGRWQQRRRAQAMADGASLIAPETVWFAWDTQIGRDVTIEPNVVFGPGVTVADNVVIHAFSHLEGATLAEGVQIGPYARLRPGAVLEEKAKVGNFVEIKNAVLHKGAKANHLSYLGDADVGAGANIGAGTITCNYDGYFKHKTIIGERAFIGSNSALIAPIKIGADAIVAAGSAVSRDVGDGELRMVRAEQLVKPGWADRFHDAMKKKKG, from the coding sequence ATGACCGACACGACACCAGCAGCCACCCCCGTAGCCACGATCGTCCTCGCCGCCGGAAAAGGCACCCGCATGAAGAGCGACCTGCACAAGGTCCTTCACCCCATTGCCGGGCGCCCCATGCTGATGCACCTGATGGACAGCGCCGAAGCCCTCGCGCCAGCCCGGCAGGTCGTCGTCGCAGGCCACGGCCGCGAACAGCTCGAAAAGGCGCTCGGCACCCGCGCCACCATCGCCGTGCAGGATCCGCAGCACGGCACCGCCCACGCCGTCCAGCAGGCCGAAGCCGCACTCGCAGGCTTCGATGGCGATGTGCTGATCCTCTATGGCGACGTGCCTTTCGTCCGCACCGCTACCATGCAGTCCATGCTGGATCGCCTCCACGAAGCTGACAGCCCCGCCGCCGTCGTCCTCGCCTTCGCGCCCGAAAACCCTCTGCAATATGGCCGGGTGATCGCAGAAGGCGACCGTATCGTGAAGATGGTCGAACACAAGGACGCCACCACCGAAGAACGCGCCTGCAACGTCTGCAATTCAGGCCTGATGGCCGTGCGCAGCGAAGACCTGTTCGGCCTGCTCGCCCGCGTCGGCAACGATAACGCCCAAGGCGAATACTACTTGCCCGACGTGGTCAACATCGCCATCGCCGATGGCCGCACCTGTGCGGTCGTGGTGACGGACGATGCCGACGAAGTGGCCGGGATCAATTCCCGCGCCGAACTGGCCGAAGCCGAAGGCCGGTGGCAACAACGCCGCCGGGCGCAGGCCATGGCAGACGGCGCCAGCCTGATCGCCCCCGAAACCGTGTGGTTCGCCTGGGACACGCAGATCGGGCGTGACGTCACCATCGAACCCAACGTCGTCTTCGGCCCCGGCGTGACCGTGGCGGACAACGTCGTGATCCACGCGTTCAGCCACCTTGAGGGCGCGACGCTGGCAGAGGGCGTCCAGATCGGCCCCTACGCCCGCCTGCGGCCCGGCGCAGTGCTGGAGGAAAAGGCCAAGGTCGGCAACTTCGTCGAGATCAAGAACGCCGTCCTGCACAAGGGCGCCAAGGCCAACCACCTCAGCTACCTCGGCGACGCAGACGTCGGCGCCGGCGCCAACATCGGCGCAGGCACGATCACCTGCAACTACGACGGCTACTTCAAGCACAAGACCATAATCGGCGAACGCGCCTTCATCGGCTCGAACTCGGCGCTGATCGCTCCGATAAAGATCGGCGCGGACGCGATTGTGGCGGCAGGCAGCGCGGTGTCACGCGATGTGGGCGACGGCGAATTGCGGATGGTGAGGGCGGAACAACTGGTCAAGCCGGGCTGGGCTGACCGGTTTCACGACGCGATGAAGAAGAAGAAGGGGTGA
- a CDS encoding HAD-IA family hydrolase has translation MAQFPFDVVGFDLDGTLLDTSRDLGVALNHAMALAGRAPVPLDDVARHIGGGAAQMLRSALMESGGVDEAAFDGLQAELVRFYGENIAAHTALFPGGYDMLDALEARGVKLAVATNKKEHLAVQLFEELGLAHRFATIIGGDTLGAGTAKPRPDMLHAMVERCGGGRAAFVGDTTFDVGAARAAGLPVVAVGFGFCDLPPDQLGADVVVDHFADLVGALEQLG, from the coding sequence ATGGCACAATTTCCTTTTGATGTGGTCGGCTTCGACCTTGATGGCACCTTGCTGGATACCAGCCGCGACCTTGGCGTGGCGCTGAACCATGCGATGGCATTGGCGGGGCGCGCGCCTGTGCCGCTGGACGATGTGGCGCGCCACATTGGCGGCGGCGCGGCGCAGATGCTGCGGTCTGCACTGATGGAGTCGGGCGGGGTGGACGAGGCGGCTTTTGACGGGTTGCAAGCCGAACTGGTGCGGTTCTACGGCGAGAACATTGCCGCGCACACCGCGCTGTTTCCGGGCGGTTACGACATGCTCGATGCGCTGGAGGCGCGCGGGGTGAAACTGGCCGTGGCGACGAACAAGAAGGAGCATCTGGCGGTGCAACTGTTCGAGGAACTGGGCCTGGCGCACCGCTTTGCCACGATCATCGGTGGCGATACGCTGGGCGCTGGCACCGCCAAGCCCCGCCCCGATATGCTCCACGCGATGGTCGAACGCTGCGGCGGCGGGCGCGCGGCGTTTGTGGGGGATACGACGTTCGACGTGGGCGCAGCGCGGGCGGCCGGGTTGCCGGTGGTGGCGGTGGGGTTCGGGTTCTGTGATCTGCCGCCGGATCAACTGGGCGCGGACGTGGTGGTGGATCACTTCGCTGATCTGGTGGGGGCGCTGGAGCAGTTGGGGTAA